GTCGGCAAAGGCCAGTGCCCGCTCCAGCACGTTTTCCAGTTCGCGCACATTGCCGGGAAACGCGTACGCGGCCAGGGCCGCCAGCACGGGCGGCGCCAGGCTCACGGCCCGGCGTGGCGACAGGCGCGCCAGGATCACCTCACATAATACCTGCAGATCGCCGCGCCGTTCGCGCAGCGGCGGCAGCGCCAGTTCGATCACATTGAGGCGGTAAAACAGATCCTGGCGAAAGGTGCAGGCGGCCACGCCGCTCGCCAGGCCATGCTGGCTGGCGCACAGGATGCGCACGTCGACGGCTTCGTCAGCACTGCCGCCCAGCTTGCGCACGCGGCGCTCCTGCAGCACGCGCAACAGTTTCACCTGCATGGCCAGCGGAAGGTCGTCGACTTCGTCGAGCAGCAGGCTGCCGCCATGGGCCGCCTGGAACAAGCCCTGGCGCTCGTGCAGCGCGCCCGTGTAGGCGCCCGGGCGGCAGCCGAAGAATTCCGCTTCCATCAGCGCTTCGGGTATGGCGCCGCAGTTGACGGCGATAAACGGGAAGCCGGCGCGCGCGCCCTGCGCATGGATGGCGCGCGCCGCCAGTTCCTTGCCCGTGCCTGATTCGCCGCGGATGGCCACCGGCGCGCCGCAGCGGGCGATGCGGCTTATCTGCGCGCGCAGCGCCTGCATGGGCAAGGAATTACCGCTCAGTTGCGGCGCCGGCTCCATGCCGGTGGTGGTCACGGTCTGCTGGCTGGTGCGGGGACTGGACATGGGAGCGCGCCTTTCTGCAATGGCGGTGGCGAACCGCCTGCTGCAGATGCTACGCCGGACGAATGCCGGAGGTCGTTACGATACGGATGAGCAACGCGCGCGAAGCTGCGCGCTTGCCCTTACACGGTGGCGTGCGCGTGGCTGCAGTAATCGTGACCCTTGGCCTGCACGTTTTCCGAGGCCGGATAGTAGACGCCGCAATGGGCGCAGCACAGCATCAGCTCGGCATCGGGCAATTCCTGCGGCCGGCCCGGCGGCGCAAACGGATTCGGCGGCTGCTGCGCGCGGGCGCGCTGCTGCATGCCCCGGATCTTGCTGCGGATAGCAAACAGCACCAGGAACACCAGCG
This window of the Janthinobacterium agaricidamnosum genome carries:
- a CDS encoding sigma 54-interacting transcriptional regulator, whose translation is MSSPRTSQQTVTTTGMEPAPQLSGNSLPMQALRAQISRIARCGAPVAIRGESGTGKELAARAIHAQGARAGFPFIAVNCGAIPEALMEAEFFGCRPGAYTGALHERQGLFQAAHGGSLLLDEVDDLPLAMQVKLLRVLQERRVRKLGGSADEAVDVRILCASQHGLASGVAACTFRQDLFYRLNVIELALPPLRERRGDLQVLCEVILARLSPRRAVSLAPPVLAALAAYAFPGNVRELENVLERALAFADGGVIALDGLALPSAPDSMPLRAAPALPDLPERQLCLPGMAAYGVSPALPLDVYLRQAERDMIMQALVQARYHRARAARQLGLSVRQLRYRMQKLTIQEALLDERMDDR
- a CDS encoding PP0621 family protein codes for the protein MTRVLFWLALVFLVLFAIRSKIRGMQQRARAQQPPNPFAPPGRPQELPDAELMLCCAHCGVYYPASENVQAKGHDYCSHAHATV